In one window of Rathayibacter caricis DSM 15933 DNA:
- a CDS encoding HAD family hydrolase: MSAASGRRLVALDIDGTVMHEDGTITDAVIDEILRVQRQGDEVMLATGRSPASTLPVVARLGIAPEYVICCNGAVTLRRDEGVEGGYRPEIVKTFDPTEVLQNIFRFLPEAHYAVEDEHGAFFYTEAFPGGAVMGVETTHVPFEELLGRLCTRVVVISPETGIEEFSGLVEKMGLHQVSYAIGWTAWLDIAPHGVNKSTALEVVREELGIERSDVVALGDGRNDIEMLTWAAEHGAGLAMGQAPDEVRAVASAVVPPVEEDGVAAALSTLR; encoded by the coding sequence ATGAGCGCCGCCTCCGGTCGTCGCCTCGTCGCGCTCGACATCGACGGCACCGTCATGCACGAGGACGGCACCATCACCGACGCCGTGATCGACGAGATCCTGCGCGTCCAGCGCCAGGGCGACGAGGTCATGCTCGCCACGGGCCGCTCGCCCGCGTCGACGCTGCCCGTCGTGGCGCGCCTGGGCATCGCTCCGGAGTACGTGATCTGCTGCAACGGCGCGGTCACCCTGCGCCGCGACGAGGGCGTCGAGGGCGGCTACCGCCCCGAGATCGTCAAGACCTTCGACCCCACCGAGGTGCTGCAGAACATCTTCCGCTTCCTCCCCGAGGCGCACTACGCCGTCGAGGACGAGCACGGCGCCTTCTTCTACACCGAGGCGTTCCCGGGAGGCGCGGTGATGGGCGTCGAGACCACCCACGTCCCGTTCGAGGAGCTCCTGGGCCGCCTCTGCACCCGCGTCGTCGTCATCTCGCCCGAGACCGGCATCGAGGAGTTCTCCGGCCTCGTCGAGAAGATGGGCCTGCACCAGGTCAGCTACGCCATCGGCTGGACGGCGTGGCTCGACATCGCCCCCCACGGAGTGAACAAGTCGACCGCCCTCGAGGTCGTCCGCGAGGAGCTCGGCATCGAGCGCTCCGACGTCGTCGCCCTGGGCGACGGCCGCAACGACATCGAGATGCTCACCTGGGCCGCCGAGCACGGAGCCGGCCTGGCCATGGGTCAGGCGCCCGACGAGGTCCGCGCGGTCGCCTCGGCCGTCGTGCCCCCCGTCGAGGAGGACGGCGTCGCCGCCGCCCTCTCGACCCTGCGCTGA
- a CDS encoding RNA polymerase sigma factor, with the protein MTTSSPPRDTAGSSWASVLAGDPDGFGRLYDTFRHRVFWHALRHTGALHDAEDIAALVFLEAWRKRAGIRLVDGSPLPWLLATTNNVARNVDRSRRRHRIALSRLPLHEEYGEFTDDSDRRMDDAPLREAIRHAFAGLSRRDQDVLSLCVVAEMPVAEAAAVLGVPVGTVKSRLSRSKAKLAALIADLTADAATDGGAR; encoded by the coding sequence ATGACCACCTCCTCACCGCCGCGGGACACCGCCGGGTCCAGCTGGGCCTCCGTGCTCGCGGGCGACCCGGACGGCTTCGGCCGGCTCTACGACACCTTCCGGCACCGCGTCTTCTGGCACGCGCTGCGGCATACCGGCGCCCTGCACGACGCCGAGGACATCGCCGCCCTCGTCTTCCTGGAGGCCTGGCGCAAGCGCGCAGGCATCCGTCTGGTCGACGGGTCGCCGCTGCCCTGGCTGCTCGCCACGACGAACAACGTCGCCCGCAACGTGGACCGCTCGCGTCGCCGGCACCGGATCGCGCTGAGCCGGCTCCCCCTGCACGAGGAGTACGGCGAGTTCACCGACGACTCGGACCGGCGGATGGACGACGCGCCGCTCCGCGAGGCGATCCGCCACGCCTTCGCCGGGCTCTCCCGGCGAGATCAGGACGTGCTCTCGCTCTGCGTCGTCGCCGAGATGCCCGTCGCCGAGGCCGCCGCGGTGCTCGGCGTCCCCGTCGGGACCGTGAAGTCCCGCCTCTCCCGCTCCAAGGCGAAGCTCGCCGCCCTGATCGCCGACCTCACCGCCGACGCCGCCACCGATGGAGGTGCCCGATGA
- a CDS encoding LCP family protein — protein sequence MRHGRQKRHSVPRTLVKAAAAVSGVGIAASISVVAIAATLLVQSAQPSVDLHPVAAGSSVGAAGAAPEIGALEGGFNVLVVGSDSRQGQGDAYGDPDQETSVLNDVNMLLHVSADHTNATVVSFPRDMYVDIPSCVNAATGETIPERSDTKINEAMGKDVSLGCVAGVVEDLMGVRVDYGAVVQFNGVIEMSNAVGGVEVCVATEIADPYTNTYLTPGTHSLEGMAALQFLRSRHGIGDGSDLTRISNQQVFLSSLVREIKSADTLLNPVALYGLAKAALGNMTLSTEFNNVNTMVQMGLALSDVDLADVVFAQYPTAETYGGVVPERTAGDVLATALQTDQPIAITGGTGGGAVVEGAPAAPAPAQSEIPAGPATAEPLATAEATPGTPVPAPAGESKVALPDSVTGQSADQQTCSVGFFG from the coding sequence GTGCGGCACGGTCGGCAGAAGCGGCACAGCGTCCCCCGCACCCTCGTGAAGGCCGCCGCCGCGGTCTCCGGAGTCGGCATCGCCGCCTCGATCTCCGTCGTCGCGATCGCCGCGACCCTCCTCGTGCAGTCCGCGCAGCCCTCCGTCGACCTGCACCCCGTCGCCGCCGGGTCGAGCGTCGGGGCCGCCGGAGCGGCACCCGAGATCGGCGCCCTCGAGGGCGGCTTCAACGTCCTCGTCGTCGGCAGCGACTCCCGGCAGGGGCAGGGCGACGCCTATGGCGACCCCGACCAGGAGACGAGCGTCCTGAACGACGTGAACATGCTCCTGCACGTCTCCGCCGATCACACCAACGCCACGGTCGTCTCGTTCCCGCGCGACATGTACGTCGACATCCCCTCCTGCGTGAACGCGGCGACCGGCGAGACGATCCCCGAGCGGTCCGACACCAAGATCAACGAGGCGATGGGCAAGGACGTCAGCCTGGGCTGCGTCGCCGGAGTGGTCGAGGATCTCATGGGCGTCCGCGTCGACTACGGAGCGGTCGTGCAGTTCAACGGCGTCATCGAGATGTCGAACGCGGTCGGCGGGGTCGAGGTCTGCGTCGCCACCGAGATCGCCGATCCGTACACCAACACCTACCTCACGCCCGGCACCCACTCGCTGGAGGGCATGGCCGCGCTGCAGTTCCTCCGCAGCCGCCACGGGATCGGCGACGGCAGCGATCTGACCCGCATCAGCAACCAGCAGGTGTTCCTCTCCTCGCTGGTGCGCGAGATCAAGAGCGCCGACACCCTCCTGAACCCCGTCGCCCTCTACGGGCTCGCGAAGGCGGCGCTGGGCAACATGACGCTCTCGACCGAGTTCAACAACGTCAACACGATGGTGCAGATGGGCCTCGCCCTCAGCGACGTGGACCTCGCCGACGTGGTGTTCGCGCAGTACCCGACGGCCGAGACCTACGGCGGAGTCGTTCCCGAGCGCACCGCGGGCGACGTGCTCGCCACCGCGCTGCAGACCGACCAGCCGATCGCGATCACCGGGGGCACCGGCGGCGGCGCCGTCGTCGAGGGAGCGCCCGCCGCTCCGGCGCCCGCGCAGTCCGAGATCCCGGCGGGTCCCGCGACGGCCGAGCCGCTCGCGACGGCGGAGGCGACCCCGGGCACCCCGGTGCCGGCTCCCGCGGGCGAATCCAAGGTTGCGCTGCCAGACTCGGTGACCGGCCAGAGCGCCGACCAGCAGACCTGCTCGGTCGGATTCTTCGGCTGA
- a CDS encoding LCP family protein: MSEAPSRRTAARHGRLRPQSGLRRLGRILAACVGVGVLSTVCIIAIAASMIVASARPSVDLEAGSPVPEIGAIEGGVNILLAGSDSAEGSEAGAFGDRTENLNDVTMLLHISEDHSSVEVVSFPRDLYVPIPSCTDPETGAVTEAVNSEKINQSLESGGLACTVQTVEQLTGLEIPYAALIQFDGVIEMSNAVGGVDVCVATPLEDEYTGLTLAAGTHTLVGAEALAFLRTRHGVGDGSDLTRISSQQVYLSSLVRKVKSASTLSNPVALYGLAKAAVSNMQLSTSLENVNTMVSIGLAVKDVDLADVVFVQYPTFIEGNGVYPSEEAAATLTAALQADRPIALTGTTGGGSEAAGGSTPAPSDPASEAPPAVEPTDAASDTPAPEGTAVALPSDVTGQTAQQETCTVGRTLDEQ; this comes from the coding sequence ATGAGCGAAGCCCCGTCGCGCAGGACCGCCGCCCGCCACGGTCGGCTGCGCCCGCAGAGCGGTCTGCGCCGGCTCGGCCGGATCCTCGCCGCTTGCGTCGGCGTCGGCGTGCTCAGCACGGTCTGCATCATCGCGATCGCCGCGTCGATGATCGTCGCCAGCGCCCGTCCCTCCGTCGACCTGGAGGCCGGCAGTCCGGTCCCCGAGATCGGCGCGATCGAGGGCGGCGTCAACATCCTCCTGGCCGGCAGCGACAGCGCCGAGGGGTCCGAGGCGGGCGCGTTCGGCGACCGCACCGAGAACCTCAACGACGTGACGATGCTGCTGCACATCTCCGAGGACCACTCCTCGGTCGAGGTGGTCAGCTTCCCTCGCGACCTGTACGTGCCCATCCCGTCGTGCACCGACCCCGAGACGGGAGCGGTGACCGAGGCGGTGAACTCCGAGAAGATCAACCAGTCGCTGGAGTCCGGTGGGCTCGCCTGCACCGTGCAGACGGTCGAGCAGCTGACCGGGCTCGAGATCCCGTACGCGGCCCTGATCCAGTTCGACGGCGTCATCGAGATGTCGAACGCGGTGGGCGGAGTCGACGTCTGCGTCGCCACCCCGCTCGAGGACGAGTACACCGGGCTGACGCTCGCGGCCGGCACGCACACGCTCGTCGGGGCCGAGGCCCTGGCGTTCCTCCGGACCCGCCACGGCGTGGGCGACGGCAGCGACCTCACCCGCATCTCGAGCCAGCAAGTGTACCTCTCGTCGCTCGTGCGCAAGGTGAAGAGCGCGTCGACGCTCTCGAACCCGGTCGCCCTCTACGGCCTCGCGAAGGCCGCCGTCTCGAACATGCAGCTGTCCACGTCGCTCGAGAACGTCAACACGATGGTCTCGATCGGCCTCGCCGTGAAGGACGTCGACCTCGCCGATGTGGTCTTCGTGCAGTACCCCACCTTCATCGAGGGGAACGGCGTCTACCCGAGCGAGGAGGCGGCGGCGACGCTGACCGCGGCGCTGCAGGCCGATCGGCCGATCGCGCTGACCGGCACGACCGGCGGCGGCTCGGAGGCGGCCGGCGGGTCCACGCCCGCCCCGTCCGACCCGGCGTCCGAGGCTCCTCCCGCGGTGGAGCCGACCGACGCCGCCTCCGACACCCCGGCGCCGGAGGGGACCGCGGTGGCGCTGCCGAGCGACGTCACCGGCCAGACCGCGCAGCAGGAGACGTGCACCGTCGGCCGCACCCTCGACGAGCAGTAG
- a CDS encoding transcriptional initiation protein Tat, with translation MTRPPSHAIPATIHRRTVLVGATWTVPTIAVAIAAPLAAASGGTPSVSPANGTVITTWKGDHHYGSGNSNSKRRSYDLPVAVTDASGAAVANATVTVVATGRNRDGDLLGVYASPAPSNGGPESSPHPSATITTGATGVALFAVNTQNLSSSERPAEAVLTITVTTPGGSATSVVTVRLTETD, from the coding sequence ATGACCCGACCCCCCTCACACGCCATTCCCGCCACGATCCACCGCCGGACGGTCCTCGTCGGCGCGACCTGGACCGTCCCCACGATCGCGGTCGCGATCGCCGCACCCCTGGCCGCCGCATCCGGCGGTACTCCGTCCGTCTCGCCCGCGAACGGCACCGTGATCACCACCTGGAAGGGCGATCACCACTACGGCAGCGGCAACTCGAACTCCAAGCGGCGCTCCTACGATCTGCCCGTAGCCGTCACCGACGCGTCCGGCGCCGCCGTCGCGAACGCGACCGTCACGGTCGTCGCGACCGGTCGCAACCGCGACGGCGACCTCCTCGGCGTCTACGCCTCTCCGGCACCGTCGAACGGCGGACCCGAGAGCAGTCCGCACCCGTCCGCGACGATCACGACCGGCGCGACCGGCGTCGCCCTGTTCGCCGTCAACACGCAGAACCTGTCGTCGAGCGAGCGGCCCGCCGAGGCCGTCCTCACCATCACGGTGACCACGCCCGGCGGATCCGCGACCTCGGTCGTGACGGTGCGCCTCACCGAGACCGACTGA
- a CDS encoding DNA-formamidopyrimidine glycosylase family protein — translation MPEGDTVYRSAHNLAEALDGHVLTTCDVRVPKYATVDLSGETIDSVVPRGKHLLMRVGEALIHSHLKMEGSWHLYPLGGPRPKWHRPAFQARIVLETEQWQAVGFELGLLEIVPLSAEEDVVGYLGPDLLGPDWDPDEALRRLSADSDRPIGLALLDQRIMAGLGNVYRAELCFLRGVLPTRPVGESGDLVRMIALAKKLITVNRERIERTTTGNLRPGQQLWVYGRDRRPCRRCGTPIRQGELGDSELRLRVTYWCPHCQN, via the coding sequence GTGCCCGAGGGTGACACCGTCTACCGATCGGCGCACAACCTGGCCGAGGCGCTCGACGGCCACGTTCTGACGACCTGCGACGTCCGCGTGCCGAAGTACGCGACCGTCGACCTCTCCGGCGAGACGATCGACTCGGTCGTCCCGCGCGGCAAGCACCTGCTGATGCGCGTGGGCGAGGCGCTGATCCATTCGCACCTCAAGATGGAGGGCAGCTGGCACCTCTACCCGCTCGGCGGCCCGCGGCCGAAGTGGCACCGCCCCGCGTTCCAAGCGCGGATCGTGCTCGAGACCGAGCAGTGGCAGGCCGTCGGCTTCGAGCTGGGGCTCCTCGAGATCGTCCCCCTGTCGGCCGAGGAGGACGTCGTGGGCTACCTCGGTCCCGACCTGCTCGGGCCGGACTGGGATCCGGACGAGGCGCTGCGCCGCCTCTCGGCCGACTCGGATCGGCCGATCGGGCTGGCGCTGCTCGACCAGCGGATCATGGCCGGCCTCGGCAACGTCTACCGTGCCGAGCTCTGCTTCCTCCGCGGTGTGCTGCCGACCCGCCCGGTCGGCGAGTCCGGCGACCTCGTGCGGATGATCGCCCTGGCGAAGAAGCTGATCACGGTCAACCGCGAGCGCATCGAGCGCACCACGACCGGCAACCTCCGCCCGGGTCAGCAGCTCTGGGTGTACGGGCGCGACCGCAGGCCCTGCCGGCGCTGCGGCACGCCAATCAGGCAGGGCGAGCTGGGCGACAGCGAGCTGCGGCTGCGGGTCACCTACTGGTGCCCGCACTGCCAGAACTGA
- a CDS encoding ATP-dependent helicase: MPTDLGGSALERFSPATRAWFQGAFPAPTAAQEGAWSAISSGSHALVVAPTGSGKTLSAFLWAIDRLVQGPPPEDPQHRTRVLYVSPLKALGVDVERNLRSPLVGVTQTALRLNAEGIGVAPSTVTVGVRSGDTPAAERRVLQKTPPDILITTPESLYLMLTSAARESLRGVETVIVDEVHAVASTKRGAHLAVSLERLDALLPKPVQRIGLSATVRPREEVARFLAGRSPVSIVAPVSEKQWDLTVVVPVEDMSELGAAAPQEGSTMGATGPQSGSIWPHVEESIVDRVLAHTSSIVFANSRRLAERLTARLNEIYAERREADLERARATAEPVAVGALVDEAIGSMATGASRRAPAELMGAAGGTSGSGQSAPDDEPLLARAHHGSVSKEQRAIIEDDLKSGRLRCVVATSSLELGIDMGAVDLVVQVETPPSVASALQRVGRAGHQVGEVSRGAFYPKHRADLLHSAVTTERMRSGLIEAIQVPANPLDILAQQTVAATALEALDVDDWFDTVRRSAPFVSLPRSAYEATLDLLSGRYPSDQFAELRPRLVWDRDANTLTGRPGAQRLAVTSGGTIPDRGLFGVFMVGEPGSTGNRVGELDEEMVYESRVGDVFALGATSWRIQEITYDRVIVTPAFGEPGRLPFWKGDSQGRPAELGEAIGAFTRELGGSAADPARARCAEAGLDEYATNNLLSFLDEQRIATGQIPDDRTLVLERFRDELGDWRLVLHSPYGMQVHSPWALAVGARVRERHGVDGAAMAGDDGIVVRIPDTESEPPGAELFLFERDELESLVTSEVGGSALFAARFRECAARALLLPRYNPGKRSPLWQQRQRAAQLLDVARTYPTFPIILETVRECLQDVYDLPALLRLAARLDGRELRILEVETPTASPFARSMLFGYVAAFMYEGDSPLAERRAAALSVDAALLGELLGRAELRELLDPVVLAQIERELQRVEPERRLRGLEGAADLLRLLGPLTMDELGERLVEESVASADVAAAPPIARETLESVVAQLVKAKRVLPVGLGGEQRYAAMEDAARLRDALGVPLPIGVPVAFIDPVRDPLGDLVARYARTHGPFTAAAVATRLGLGVAVVTDTLRRLSGERRVTEGEFRPNGTGSEWCDAEVLRRLRSRSLAALRKEVEPVDGATYGRFLPAWQHVGGSLRGIDGVASVIDQLAGAPIPASAWETLILPSRVRDYSPALLDELTATGEVLWAGAGTLPGNDGWVSLHLAETAGLTLPVPGETLPLGELQQEIVGVLGSGGGYFFRQLSEAVGSTDDSALVDALWELVWAGLLTNDTLAPLRTLVGTSGGAHRQPRAPARARAPRGRMMTRPTMQTRVGPPTAGGRWSIVPLAESDPTIRGHALGEVLLERYGIVTRGSVQAEGVLGGFALAYKVLSGFEQQGRARRGYFIEKLGAAQFGTAGSVDRLRTFVPQDDARDRPRPVLALAATDPANPFGAALPWPQGEGHRPGRKAGALVAIVDGELAVYLERGGKTALTFTSDETALADAAGAFAQLVRSRGVEKLTVEKVDGEFSLGTALGDALVAAGFVANPRGLRMRA, from the coding sequence ATGCCCACCGATCTCGGCGGCAGCGCTCTCGAGCGCTTCTCCCCCGCCACCCGCGCCTGGTTCCAGGGCGCCTTCCCGGCGCCCACCGCGGCGCAGGAGGGGGCCTGGTCGGCGATCTCGTCGGGCTCGCACGCGCTCGTGGTCGCTCCGACCGGTTCGGGCAAGACGCTGTCGGCGTTCCTCTGGGCGATCGACCGCCTCGTGCAGGGCCCACCGCCGGAGGATCCGCAGCACCGCACCCGCGTCCTCTACGTCTCGCCGCTGAAGGCGCTCGGCGTCGACGTCGAGCGCAACCTCCGCTCCCCGCTCGTCGGGGTCACGCAGACGGCGCTGCGCCTGAACGCCGAGGGCATCGGAGTCGCTCCGTCGACCGTCACGGTCGGCGTCCGCTCCGGGGACACCCCCGCCGCCGAGCGGCGCGTGCTGCAGAAGACGCCGCCCGACATCCTCATCACCACGCCCGAGTCGCTCTACCTGATGCTCACCTCCGCCGCGCGCGAGTCGCTGCGCGGCGTCGAGACCGTGATCGTCGACGAGGTGCACGCCGTCGCCTCGACCAAGCGCGGGGCGCACCTCGCGGTCTCGCTCGAGCGCCTCGACGCCCTGCTGCCGAAGCCGGTCCAGCGCATCGGCCTCTCGGCGACGGTGCGCCCGCGCGAGGAGGTCGCCCGGTTCCTGGCGGGCCGCTCGCCGGTGTCGATCGTGGCGCCGGTGTCCGAGAAGCAGTGGGACCTCACGGTCGTCGTGCCGGTCGAGGACATGTCCGAGCTCGGGGCGGCCGCTCCGCAGGAGGGCTCGACCATGGGCGCGACCGGCCCGCAGAGCGGATCGATCTGGCCGCACGTCGAGGAGTCGATCGTCGACCGCGTGCTCGCACACACCTCCTCCATCGTCTTCGCCAACTCGCGTCGGCTCGCCGAGCGGCTCACCGCCCGGCTGAACGAGATCTACGCGGAGCGCCGCGAGGCCGACCTCGAGCGGGCCCGCGCGACGGCCGAGCCTGTCGCCGTCGGGGCCCTCGTCGACGAGGCGATCGGGTCGATGGCCACGGGGGCGTCCCGCCGGGCCCCGGCCGAGCTCATGGGCGCGGCCGGCGGCACGAGCGGCTCCGGGCAGTCCGCCCCCGACGACGAGCCGCTGCTCGCTCGCGCGCACCACGGCTCCGTCAGCAAGGAGCAGCGGGCGATCATCGAGGACGACCTGAAGTCCGGCCGCCTCCGCTGCGTCGTCGCCACGTCGAGCCTCGAGCTGGGGATCGACATGGGCGCGGTCGACCTCGTCGTGCAGGTCGAGACGCCGCCGTCGGTCGCGAGTGCCCTCCAGCGCGTCGGACGCGCCGGCCACCAGGTCGGCGAGGTGTCGCGCGGCGCCTTCTACCCCAAGCACCGGGCCGACCTGCTGCACTCCGCGGTCACCACCGAGCGGATGCGCTCCGGGCTGATCGAGGCGATCCAGGTCCCCGCGAACCCGCTCGACATCCTCGCGCAGCAGACCGTCGCCGCCACGGCGCTCGAGGCGCTCGACGTCGACGACTGGTTCGACACGGTCCGCCGCAGCGCGCCGTTCGTGTCGCTGCCCCGCTCCGCCTACGAGGCGACGCTCGATCTGCTGTCCGGCCGGTACCCCTCCGACCAGTTCGCGGAGCTGCGGCCCCGACTCGTCTGGGACCGCGACGCCAACACGCTGACCGGACGGCCCGGTGCGCAGCGCCTGGCCGTCACGAGCGGCGGCACGATCCCCGATCGCGGGCTCTTCGGCGTCTTCATGGTCGGTGAGCCCGGCTCGACCGGCAACCGCGTCGGCGAGCTCGACGAGGAGATGGTCTACGAGTCGCGCGTCGGCGACGTCTTCGCACTCGGAGCGACGAGCTGGCGGATCCAGGAGATCACCTACGACCGCGTGATCGTGACGCCCGCGTTCGGCGAGCCGGGCCGCCTCCCGTTCTGGAAGGGCGACTCCCAGGGCCGGCCCGCCGAGCTCGGCGAGGCGATCGGCGCGTTCACCCGCGAGCTGGGCGGGTCGGCCGCCGATCCGGCGCGGGCGCGCTGCGCGGAGGCGGGCCTGGACGAGTACGCCACGAACAACCTGCTGTCGTTCCTCGACGAGCAGCGGATCGCCACCGGGCAGATCCCGGACGACCGCACGCTGGTGCTCGAGCGCTTCCGCGACGAGCTGGGCGATTGGCGGCTCGTGCTCCACTCTCCGTACGGCATGCAGGTGCACTCCCCGTGGGCCCTCGCCGTCGGCGCGCGCGTGCGCGAGCGGCACGGGGTCGACGGAGCGGCGATGGCCGGCGACGACGGCATCGTCGTCCGCATCCCCGACACCGAGTCGGAACCCCCCGGCGCCGAGCTGTTCCTGTTCGAGCGCGACGAGCTCGAGTCGCTCGTGACGAGCGAGGTCGGCGGGTCGGCCCTCTTCGCTGCCCGCTTCCGCGAGTGCGCGGCGCGGGCGCTGCTCCTGCCCCGCTACAATCCCGGCAAGCGCTCACCGCTCTGGCAGCAGCGCCAGCGCGCCGCGCAGCTCCTCGACGTCGCGCGTACCTACCCGACCTTCCCGATCATCCTCGAGACGGTGCGCGAGTGCCTCCAGGACGTCTACGACCTGCCCGCGCTGCTGCGCCTGGCCGCGCGGCTCGACGGGCGCGAGCTGCGGATCCTCGAGGTCGAGACGCCGACCGCGAGCCCGTTCGCCCGGTCGATGCTCTTCGGCTACGTGGCGGCGTTCATGTACGAGGGCGACAGTCCGCTCGCCGAGCGCCGGGCCGCCGCGCTGTCGGTCGATGCGGCGCTCCTGGGCGAGCTGCTCGGCCGCGCCGAGCTGCGCGAGCTGCTCGACCCGGTCGTCCTCGCGCAGATCGAGCGCGAGCTGCAGCGCGTCGAACCGGAGCGGCGTCTGCGCGGGCTCGAGGGCGCGGCGGACCTGCTCCGCCTGCTCGGTCCGCTGACGATGGACGAGCTGGGCGAGCGCCTCGTCGAGGAATCCGTCGCGTCTGCGGACGTCGCGGCCGCTCCTCCGATCGCGCGCGAGACGCTCGAGTCGGTCGTCGCTCAGCTCGTGAAGGCGAAGCGCGTCCTGCCCGTCGGCCTCGGCGGCGAGCAGCGCTACGCGGCGATGGAGGATGCGGCGAGGCTCCGCGACGCCCTCGGCGTGCCCCTGCCGATCGGCGTTCCGGTCGCGTTCATCGACCCGGTGCGCGATCCGCTCGGCGACCTCGTCGCCCGCTACGCGCGCACCCATGGCCCCTTCACCGCCGCCGCCGTCGCGACGAGGCTCGGCCTCGGCGTCGCGGTCGTCACCGACACACTCCGCCGCCTCTCGGGCGAGCGGCGGGTCACCGAGGGCGAGTTCCGGCCGAACGGCACGGGCAGCGAGTGGTGCGACGCCGAGGTGCTCCGCCGGCTCCGGAGCCGCTCGCTCGCCGCGCTCCGCAAGGAGGTCGAGCCGGTCGACGGCGCGACCTACGGGCGGTTCCTGCCGGCCTGGCAGCACGTCGGCGGGTCGCTCCGCGGCATCGACGGCGTCGCCTCCGTCATCGACCAGCTCGCCGGAGCGCCGATCCCCGCGTCGGCCTGGGAGACGCTGATCCTGCCCTCCCGCGTCCGCGACTACTCTCCCGCCCTGCTCGACGAGCTCACCGCCACCGGCGAGGTGCTCTGGGCCGGCGCCGGCACGCTGCCCGGCAACGACGGCTGGGTGAGCCTGCACCTCGCCGAGACGGCCGGTCTCACCCTGCCCGTGCCCGGCGAGACGCTGCCTCTCGGCGAGCTGCAGCAGGAGATCGTCGGGGTCCTCGGCTCCGGCGGCGGCTACTTCTTCCGTCAGCTGTCCGAGGCGGTCGGCTCGACCGACGACTCCGCCCTGGTCGACGCGCTCTGGGAGCTCGTCTGGGCCGGGCTGCTCACCAACGACACGCTCGCTCCGCTGCGCACCCTCGTCGGCACCAGCGGAGGAGCGCACCGCCAGCCGCGCGCACCGGCCCGGGCCCGCGCGCCCCGCGGCCGCATGATGACCCGTCCGACCATGCAGACCCGGGTCGGCCCGCCGACCGCGGGCGGGCGCTGGTCGATCGTGCCGCTCGCCGAGTCCGATCCCACCATCCGCGGTCACGCGCTCGGCGAGGTGCTGCTCGAGCGGTACGGCATCGTCACGCGCGGCTCCGTGCAGGCCGAGGGGGTGCTCGGCGGCTTCGCGCTCGCCTACAAGGTGCTCAGCGGCTTCGAGCAGCAGGGCCGCGCCCGCCGGGGCTACTTCATCGAGAAGCTCGGAGCCGCCCAGTTCGGCACCGCGGGCAGCGTCGACCGGCTGCGCACCTTCGTGCCGCAGGACGACGCGCGCGACCGGCCCCGGCCGGTGCTGGCCCTCGCGGCGACCGACCCCGCGAACCCGTTCGGCGCGGCCCTGCCGTGGCCGCAGGGCGAGGGGCACCGGCCCGGACGCAAGGCCGGCGCGCTCGTCGCGATCGTCGACGGCGAGCTCGCCGTCTACCTCGAGCGCGGCGGCAAGACGGCGCTCACCTTCACGAGCGACGAGACCGCGCTCGCCGACGCGGCCGGCGCGTTCGCGCAGCTCGTGCGCTCCCGCGGAGTCGAGAAGCTCACCGTCGAGAAGGTGGACGGCGAGTTCTCTCTCGGCACCGCATTGGGCGACGCCCTCGTCGCGGCCGGCTTCGTGGCGAACCCGCGCGGACTCAGGATGCGCGCGTGA
- a CDS encoding alpha/beta hydrolase yields the protein MGIDPNAVLWSSSEKDRVGRPLLVLLHGYGSHEGDLFSLGAYLPLEPVLASLRAPLALDGRANAWWPLRLPMDPEQSRTDPAEVEQPTQDVLDWLDALDHPGPIGLLGFSQGAALAVQLLRRAPGRFAFAVALSGFVVPLPEGDDADERLARERPLVFRGRGTLDTVIPERAVTEGDAWFPAHTELDSRVYEGVAHGVSQAEIADVSAFIRRAFG from the coding sequence ATGGGAATCGATCCGAACGCCGTGCTGTGGTCCTCCTCCGAGAAGGACCGGGTGGGACGCCCGCTGCTGGTGCTCCTGCACGGCTACGGCTCGCACGAGGGCGACCTCTTCTCGCTCGGCGCGTACCTGCCGCTGGAGCCGGTGCTCGCGTCGCTGCGCGCCCCGCTCGCCCTGGACGGGCGGGCGAACGCGTGGTGGCCGCTGCGGCTGCCGATGGATCCGGAGCAGTCGCGCACCGATCCGGCCGAGGTCGAGCAGCCGACCCAGGACGTCCTCGACTGGCTGGACGCGCTCGACCACCCGGGCCCGATCGGACTCCTGGGCTTCTCCCAGGGGGCGGCGCTGGCGGTGCAGCTGCTCCGGCGTGCGCCCGGCCGCTTCGCGTTCGCGGTCGCCCTCTCGGGGTTCGTCGTGCCGCTGCCCGAGGGAGACGACGCGGATGAGCGCCTCGCGCGGGAGCGCCCGCTCGTGTTCCGCGGCCGCGGGACGCTGGACACGGTCATCCCGGAGAGGGCGGTGACGGAGGGCGACGCGTGGTTCCCGGCGCACACCGAGCTCGACTCGCGCGTCTACGAGGGCGTGGCGCACGGAGTGAGCCAGGCCGAGATCGCCGACGTGAGCGCCTTCATCCGCCGCGCGTTCGGCTGA